The following is a genomic window from Candidatus Paceibacterota bacterium.
TTCAACCAAGACTGATTTTGCCGGTAATTCCAACAAATGTGTCGCTGGGGCGGCAGAGGCTAATCCGGAGAATTGTTATGATGTGACACCCTGAAGAAGTTAGTAGCCCCGACGCTTTGTCTCACAAAGGTTGGGGTCCCGACTTCTGGCGTCGGGATGGGGTAGTGAGTAGTTAAAGATAAGATTTAAGAGCCCGAGGTCGCGCGGCGCGACCTCGGGCTTTGTTCTTGTTCGATTAGGTTTTTGAGCTTAAAAAGGTTAAAATTATTTCAACCTTATGTCGGTGTATTTACTCCAATTGGAAAGAGAGCGAGCGAAGATCAGAAGCCATGTCGCCCGCTTTGATGCCCATGTTCACGAAAAACAGGGTGGAGGTTTTACTTTTATTGAACTTTTGATTTCGATTACCATCATTGGAATTTTTTCGACTATCGTTCTGGGTACTATCAATTCAGCGCGTCTGAAGGGGCGCGACTCGGCCATTAAGGAACAATTTCACAGTGTTCGAACCCAGGTCTCTCTTTATCAAATTGATAATGGCAATTATGGCACGGCCAATAACACCGGAGGTGGCGCCAGTTGTTCCGCTTCCGGGTCGGTATTTGTGAGCACGAAGATCGCGGAGCTCTTGGCCTCAGTCCAAAACGCTTCTGGCGGGTCAGCAATTTGTGCTTCTGACCGCAGTAAGTGGGTCGCGTCTGTGCCACTTGCGACCGATGCTACCAAGTCCTGGTGTACCGATTCCGCGGGTTTTGCCGGTCAGGGTTATGCTGACACAACCTCAACGGCAATCAAATGTGTGGCGACCGATCCGGGCGGTGGAGGTGATACCACTGATTCTGATGGCGACGGTCTCACCAATACCGCCGAAACCACTATCCATAACACTAACCCAAATTTGAGCGATACCGACGGCGACAATCTGTCCGATGGCGCCGAGGTGAATACTTATCACACCGACCCTACTCTCATGGATACCGACGGCGACGGTTTTTATGACGGGGTCGAGGTCTTAACTTTCGGCACCGATCCGCTTGATCCGAACAGTTACCCTCAAGGCGATCCGCCTTTCGGCAGTGATAATTACAGTAGTAATAATTAACCGACACAATGAATTATCTAGTTGGCACAGCTTTTTTCCTGCTTGGTCTAATCATTGGCAGTTTTCTCAATGTCCTGATTTTGCGATATCGCACCGGCCGGACCGTGCTTGGTCGGTCCGCCTGTTTCTCCTGTGGGACGACTCTCATTTGGCAAGATCTGGTTCCGGTTTTCAGTTTTTTAGCAATTGGGGGTAAGTGTCGAAGTTGCGGTAGCAAAATTTCAATCCAGTATCCACTAGTCGAGTTCCTGACCGGCTTAATTTTTTTGGCAGTGTTTTGGCAGGTTGGTCTTAGGTTTGGTTTGGAGTCGCTGTTCTATCTGATTTATTACCTAATCATTTGGAGCCTGTTGATTGTAATTTTGGTCTACGATCTAAGGCATAAAATTATTCCCGACGGTTTCGTTTACACTTTTGCGATTTTGGCGTTGGTTAATTTTCTGGCCATTACACCATTTGAACAGCTATCACAGTCTTCCGGACTTTGGGAGCTTTTGGCCGGTCCGATTTTGTTCCTGCCTTTCTTTTTGGTTTGGTCGCTGTCGCGTGGCCGACTGATGGGTTTGGGAGATGGTAAATTGGCCTTGGGTATCGGCTGGATGCTGGGACTTGCCAAGGGTGGCACAGCAATTATTTTGGGTTTTTGGGTTGGAGCAGTAGTAAGCATCATTTTGCTCATTCTCTCCAAACTCGGTTTGTCTTTGGGTGGTAAACCGCTTACAATTAAAAGTGAAGTCCCGTTTGCGCCCTTTCTAATTCTTGGAATTTTGATTGTCTTTCTAACCGGATTTAACCTATTTGCAATCGGACTTTGAAATATGGATATGCGAAAAACTACTCACTACTCACTACCCACTAATCACTCTTCCGGGTTCAGTCTCATCGAGCTTTTAGTGGTCTTGGCCATTTTTTCTGTCATTACTGCCGTGGTGTTGGTACAAGGCAACCGTTTTGATAGCTCGATTTTGTTAACTAATTTGGCTTACGAGACGGCGCTTACTGTCCGTGAGGCCCAAGTGTACGGTATCAGTGTTAAGGGTGAAACCAGCGCTTCAGCACTGGCGTTCCAGCATGCCTACGGAGTGTATCTCAACACTCTTGATGATAAGTCGATTACCTCGTTTGCGGACCGGAATGATAATCAAGTCTACGATTCTGGCGACAATGCCTGTGGCGGAGGAAGTAGTGAATGCTTGGATATTCTTAAAATGAGTCGCGGTAATCATCTCGGCAAGATTTGTGCCATTTCAACCGGCGTTTCGGCCACCGAATTTTGTAGCGACACTAACGGCTCATTCAATGATTTGAGCATTACTTTCAAAAGACCCAATCCGGATGCGGTTATTAAAAATGGTCTAGGTACTTATCAAAACGCCTCGATTTATCTAACCTCGGCTGATGGCTTGGGAACCAGAGTTTTAAAAATTGAATCAACCGGCCAAATATCCATTGAATAGGTATAGAGTATAAGGTATATGGTATAGAAAAAAGAAAATGAAACTTCCAAAATCAAAAACTACTCACTACTCACTACCCACTAATCACTCTTCCGGGTTTACCCTCGTCGAAACTATCGTGGCAGTTTTCATTTTTACAATTGTGATGACTGTGGCGGCCGGCGCGATCCTGAATATCATCAGTGTCAGTCGGAAAGCCCAGTCGCTAAGCTCGGTAATCAATAATCTGAATTTGGCGATTGATACGATGTCTCGCGATATCAGATTCGGTACCGAATATGTCGGCAACCGCTGTGTCGATTCGATTTGTCAGGAGATTCGATTCGTCAACAAAGACGGTGCGGAGACTTCTTATTATTCGGATAATAAGCAACTTTTTAAAAAAACCACAGTCTCCGGTGCGGTCAATACTTCTGTGGTGACGGCCAAGGAGGTTCTTCTGGAGAGGATGGATTTCTATCTGACCGATGCGACCGGCTTGATCCCCAGAGTTCTATTTGTCGGCAAAGGGGAAGTGGTAAGTAAAGGGGTGGTCCTGTCATCTTTTGATATTCAAACGACGGTCACTCACCGCACTATTTAACATAAACTAAACATGCTAAAAACTACTCACTACTCACTACTCACTACGCACTCTACAGGCTTCACTCTGATTGAGACCTTGGCGGCCGTGTCGATTTTGATGATTGCGGTCGCCGGTCCGCTAACTCTGGCCAATCGCTCCCTTAGCTCATCAATCTTTGCTAAGCAACAATTGACAGCTTCGCTTCTGGCCCAAGACTTGGCCGAGTATGTGGTGGCTGGGCGGGGTGCTAATGCCGGAAAATCCGACACGGCCTGGTTGGGCAATTTGAGTCAGTGTACCGAAGCTGACCCCTGTGGTCTCGACACTCTTAAAGGTTTTGATGTCAGTGGCAATTCTCAAGGTATGGTCCAGTGCTCAGCGCCGGATTTTGAAAGTTGCCGTCTGACTTTCAGCTCGACGAGTGGCACTTATGGTCACGACTTGTCGATGCCGGGTAACGGCATTAACAAGTCGTCTTTCGTCCGAACTTTTGCCTTATCTTCGATTAACGATCGGGAAGCCCAAATACTTGTGAAGGTCTTGTGGGATCAGGGTATTACCAGAAGGAGTATCATTTTACGCACCAGCCTTTTCAACCTGTTCAAGGAAATTTAAATTTGTCTTATGACCTCCAAACTTTCAAACTTCCAAACTTCAAAACTAATAACACGCGCCTCGCGTCGTTCCGGTTTTACCATGCTCTTTGCTGTTTTGATTTCAGGTGTTTTGATGGCGATCGGAATTTCAATTTTCAATATCTCAATCAAAGAAGTTCGCTTGTCGTCGACGGCGCGCGATTCCAATCTGGCTTTTTACGCTTCTGACACTGGCCGAGAGTGCGCTATTTACTGGGATATGGCCGCCAAGAAGAAACTGAACGGCACTGACGCCTACGGTTTTGCCACTTCCACCGACAATAGCGTGGCGATTATTTCTGCGGACCAGTTTAGTTGCGGTGGCCAAATTAAAGATTTTCAGATTACTGTTCGGACCAGTGATAAGGCGACCACCAAATTTACAATTCAGCTTGGGGGTGATTTCGATCTGCCTTACTGTGCTGATGTGGCCGTCACTAAGGTCAAAAATTATGATACTGACACTTTTGATACCAATATCTCCGCCCAAGGCCACAACACCTGTGATTTGACCAATCCGGTAATAATCGAGCGAGGCACAGAAGCCAATTATTCCCAGTAGTCGACCGGGTGCCAACCAGATTTTTTTCGGTTATGATAGAAGCTAATGGCAGACAAAATTCCTAAGGAGATAAAAGACCGCTTAAATAAGCTTAAAGAGGCGATTGAGAGACATCGCTACAATTATCATGTCCTGGACAAGGAAGAGATTTCCGAGGCCGCTTTGGATTCTTTAAAGCGTGAATTGGTTGAGCTTGAGGCCAAATATCCGGAACTTTTGACTCCCGATTCACCTTCGCAAAGAGTGGCCGGCAAGCCCTTGCCAGAATTTAAAAAGTTTACTCATATCGTACCGCAGTGGTCTTTGGGCGATGCTTTTACGATTGAGGATATTAAAGATTTTGACGCGCGAGTCAAAAGATTTTTGAAGGCCGAATATGGCAAAGAGATAATTCCTGGCTATACCTGTGAACTGAAGATCGATGGACTGAAAGTGGTTTTCCATTACGAAAATGGCAGTTTGGTCCGCGGTGTGACTCGGGGCGACGGGGTAGTGGGCGAAGATGTGACGCAGAATGTGAGGACGATTGAGTCATTGCCTCTGAAACTTCACCGACCGATTGATTTGATAGTCGAAGGTGAGGTCTGGATGAGTAAAACTAATTTTAAGAAGCTAAACGAAGCCCGCAAGAAGGCCGGCGAAGAACTTTTCGCCAACCCACGCAATGTCACTGCCGGTTCAATCCGTCAGCTTGATCCCAAGATTGCCGCTTCTCGCAGACTTGATACTTTTGTTTACGATATTGACCGAATCAGCGTAGATTTACCCAAAACTCAGATTGAAGAATTAAAATTGCTTCAAGACCTAGGATTCAAAGTTAATAAGAATTTTCGAAAGTGCGCGACCATCGAAGAAGTTGTGGCCTATTGGCAGGAATGGCAAAAGAAAGCGCCAAAAGAGAATCACTTGGTTGACGGCATCGTGGTCAAAGTCAGTGAAAGAGAATATCAAGAAAAGCTCGGTTATACCGGCAAGTCGCCCCGTTTCGCCATCGCCTTCAAATTTCCGGCTGAGCAGGTGACCACAATCGTCGAGGATATTGTCTTCCAAGTTGGCAGGACCGGTGTGGTGACTCCGGTCGCTCATTTGAAGCCGGTACTGGTCGCAGGCTCAACGGTCTCCCGGGCCACACTTCACAACGAAGATGAAATCAAACGCTTGGATATCAGGATTGGGGATACCGTTATTTTGCAAAAGGCTGGTGATGTAATTCCCGATATTGTGAAAGTTCTGACTGAATTGAGGACAGGTAAAGAAAAACCTTTCAAATGGCCGACTCAAATTTCGGCCTGTGGAGGAGATGGTAAGATTGAGCGAATCCCGGGGCAGGCCGCTTGGCGTTGTGTTAATAAAAATTCTTTTGCTCAAGAGAAGCGCAGGTTTTATCATTTTGTTTCTAAAAAAGCTTTTGATGTGGCAGATTTGGGTCCGAAGATTATCGACTTGCTTCTGGAGAATAATTTGATTTCAACTTTTGATGACATTTTTACTGTGACGAGAGGCGATTTGTTGGCTTTGCCTCGTTTTGCTGAAAAGTCGGCTGATAATCTTATTTCTGCCATTGAAAAAGCGCGCTCGCCGGAGCTCGCGCGTTTCCTCGTCTCACTCTCAATCCCTCAGGTCGGTGAAGAAACAGCTTATGACGTGGCTGAGCATTTTAAAACGATTGAAAAAATTCGTAATGCCAAGTTTGAAGATTTTGATAATCTCGACGGAGTTGGCCCGGTTGTCGCCAAGGCGCTTTTTGATTGGTTTCAGGATAAAGACAATTTGAAACTGCTTGACCGTCTGCTCAAACAAGTGAAAATTAAAAAAGTCGAGACCGTTTCTGCCACCGCCCGCCCTCTCGCCGGCAAAACTTTCGTGCTCACCGGTACCATGCCAAACCTTTCCCGTGATGAAGCTTCCTCACGAATCCGCCGGGCAGGTGGCGATGTCTCAAGCTCCGTCTCCAAAGCGACTGATTATGTCGTCGCGGGGGAGAATGCCGGTTCGAAACTCGATAAGGCCAACGAATTGGGTATAAAAATACTCTCTGAGTCGGAATTTTTGACTCTTTTAAAATAATTTCTCAAATTGTATAAGGAGATAGTTTGTAGGGCGCACCGAAAGCATAAGTCAGAAATTAATCGGTGTTAAGTCTGTACAACTGTATTTATTGATTCCAAATTGTTCTAAGTTTGAAAATATTGTCCTTGAAGTTGAGGCTATGTTTGCAAGGTATTCTTTTTCGTAACGAGTAGCTTCACTGTTGCCGCTGATGGTTACTACAAATGGTTTATAAAATTGGCCCTGGTCTAGTTGTTTATTCACAAAGGACATATTGTGTATCATTGTTAGAACGGAACTTTTGTCCCCGTGTCTTGATAAATAATTTACAGCCCTATCCATATCGTTTGTATATACTTCAGTCAAGTATCTTGCCAGTACATTCTCATTTTCTGCCGGTCCAAGTGAAAAGTGTTTTGCGGTTCTCCAGTTTAAGCAGGAAGTAATCTTAACAGTTTTATTGGCAGATAAATCTTGGTTGTAATATTGCATTACGGCAATCATAACTCCAAATGCGGCAATAAATGGTCCCCATTTACCGAGGAACTCATTAATTTTTGCTAAATAATTTTCTTTGTCTGCTTCTTTCATTTGATTGATTATTTAATGCTAATGCTATCATCTTCACTTACAAAGTAAATCGCTTCAAAAAAGGCTGATTTTAGGGTATTATTTAAGCCTATGGATGAAGCGGGAATAGAGAAATTGGCCAAATTGGCCCGGTTGAAGCTTTCGACCGAAGAGAAGAAGAAATTCGCCAAGGAAATTGGCGCGATTTTGGAATATGTCGGCCAGATCAAGGAGGCTGGGGCAGAAACGGCCGAAAGGAAAATTCCTGATTTGAGAAATGTCATGAGGGCCGATGATGCATCTCACGAAAGCGGAATTCATACCGAAGACCTGCTTAATTCAGCGCCGGAGAGAGAAGGGCAGTACATTAAAGTGAAAAAAATTCTCTAAGCACCAAATGACAAATTACAAGTTCCAAATAAATTCCAAGCATCAAATCAATAATAAGTTACCTTGTAATTTTGAATTTATAATTTGATTATTATTTGGAACTTGAATATTAGAATTTGAAATTTTAAATAACTGTCGGTTTGAACATGATTAACCTAAAAGAACTAACAATCAAGAAGGCTAGAAAGCATTTAGACGATGGTGATTTCACTGCGGTTGATTTGGCCAAAGCTTATTTGAAAGAAATTGAAGCTAAAAACAAAGAGCTCAATGTTTACTTGGAAGTGTTTTCTGATGTTTTGGAGCAAGCCACAGAAGCTGACCGACAACTTCAAAACTTCAAAACTTCAAAACTTGAAACTCCGGCTCTGCTCGGTATTCCTCTTGCGATTAAGGATAATATTTTAATCAAAGGCAGAAAGGCCGGTTCAGCTTCAAAGATTCTTGAAGGTTATGTCGCAACCTATGACGCGACTGCAATTAAAAAATTGAAAGAGGCGGGAGCGATTTTCTTAGGCCGAGTAAACATGGACGAGTTTGCCATGGGTGGTTCGACTGAAAATTCAGCTTACGGTCCGACCAGAAATCCTCACGATTCGGGAAGGGTGGCCGGTGGCTCTTCCGGTGGTTCAGCGGCGGCGGTAGCGGCCAATCTGGCCCTTGGCGCGCTTGGATCTGACACGGGTGGCTCGGTACGACAGCCAGCAAGCTTCTGCGGGGTAGTGGGTTTGAAACCCACCTACGGCTCAGTTTCTCGATCAGGACTCATGGCCATGGCCTCATCGCTTGATGTCATCGGTCCGGTTGCCAAAACCGCCGAGGATGCGGAAATAATTTTTAATGTTATCAAAGGAAAAGATCCGCTCGACAGCACTTCTTCTAATTTCTCAACTTCTCAACTTCCTAACTTCTCAACTTCTAAACTAACTATCGGGATTCCGGAAGAGATTTTAAAAATTGAGGGTTTGTCTCAGTCTGTGAGAGAAGTTCTTGATTCTGCCAAAGCTAAATTCGAGTCACTGGGTTTCAAAATCAAACCGGTTTCTTTGCCAAAAATAAAATATTCGCTTTCGGCCTATTACATTATTGTGCCGGCCGAAGTTTCTTCCAACATGGCGCGTTTTGACGGCGTGAAATACGGAGCCAAAGTCCCGGGCGCTGATCTTCTGGAGGACTATCTTAAAACTCGGGGAGAGCTTTTGGGTCCGGAAGTTCGAAGGCGAATTATTATCGGCACCTATGTGCTTTCTTCCGGCTATTATGACGCTTATTATCACAAAGCCAATGTGGTTCGTGGTTTTATCGCGGATGATTTTGCCAACGCCTTTAAGGATGTCGATTTGATTTTGATGCCAACGGCCCCATCACCAGCCTTCAAAATCGGGGAGAAGGCTGCCAATCCTCTAGAGCTTTATCTGGAGGATGTCTTCACGGTTCCAGCCAATCTGGTTGGTCTACCGGCGATTTCCATTCCGGCCGGTTTCGCGGAGGCAGATGGCAAAAAGTTGCCGGTGGGGATTCAGCTCATTGCTCCAAAGGGCGGTGAGGGAGTAATATTTAAAGCAAGTAGGGAGTTCTTGAGTGAAAAATAATTATGGACGCCAGATTTTTAAATCTTGAATATTTTTTCCGGGCCATTTATGACGCTCTGCGCCATCTGACTTTTACCGGAATTTTGGATTACCTCTCGAATATTTTGGCGATTATTACACCTTACTCGATTATGATTTCAGTCCTGCTTCTGGTCGGGATTGTTTACTGCTTAATGCGAATCAAACAGTTGCGTGAGGCCGAGGAAGAACAGTTTGCTCAAAACAAGGAGGCGGCGGCTGAGGCCAAGTCGGAAATGGTCAATAAGAAATGGCAAAGAGTTTTGGAACACATCGGTTCGGCCAATCCGGGGGATTGGCGTTTGGCGATTATGGAAGCTGACATTATGCTTGATGAACTTTTGGAAAAATTGGGCTATCAAGGTGATGGGATTGGCGAGAAATTAAAGAGTGTTGAGAAGAGTGATTTTACCTCAATTGATCAGGCTTGGGAGGCACATAAGGTCAGGAATCAGATTGCGCACGAAGGCTCGGAATTCCAGTTGAGTGAACGCGAGGCCAAGAGGGTAGTCAGTCTTTTCGAAGCAGTCTTCAAAGAGTTTAAGTTTGTGTAGCTAAAATTTTTCAACATGTTTCCGAAAGGCCGAGATAGAACCCAACACTTCTCTTCTTAAATCTGTGCCCAGTCTGACTTTGACTCTCAAAGTCCCAAGGTAGTTTTCGTTGTTTCCATATACCTTTTTTATGGGGGTTTTAATTAGGCTCGGCTTGGTAAATTGTGTTTCTGGTATGCCTAAAATCCTCGACCATTTCGAAGTTATCTGCTCGAGCCTTTTTTCGTGTACTCTGTTTATGCTGATACGCAATATCAGTCTGTGCTTGTCGATTGAGTGTGTCGTCTGTAGCCAAACGAGTATAATTTTAATTATGTCGGGATCGCTGTTGGTGATCCCAAATTCCTCGTTGCCTTTTTTATATCCTTCCGCCCAATATAGTGCCAAACCTATCATGTTTAAGTCACGCTTAGTTATCTGACCGATCTTGTTGAACCCAGTTTTCGTAAGACTGGCAATTTTTTGCAGCCGATTTCTTCTAAGTCTTTCAGTGTGGGCGGACAGGCCTCTTAAGCCACTTATTTT
Proteins encoded in this region:
- a CDS encoding prepilin-type N-terminal cleavage/methylation domain-containing protein, encoding MSVYLLQLERERAKIRSHVARFDAHVHEKQGGGFTFIELLISITIIGIFSTIVLGTINSARLKGRDSAIKEQFHSVRTQVSLYQIDNGNYGTANNTGGGASCSASGSVFVSTKIAELLASVQNASGGSAICASDRSKWVASVPLATDATKSWCTDSAGFAGQGYADTTSTAIKCVATDPGGGGDTTDSDGDGLTNTAETTIHNTNPNLSDTDGDNLSDGAEVNTYHTDPTLMDTDGDGFYDGVEVLTFGTDPLDPNSYPQGDPPFGSDNYSSNN
- a CDS encoding prepilin peptidase translates to MNYLVGTAFFLLGLIIGSFLNVLILRYRTGRTVLGRSACFSCGTTLIWQDLVPVFSFLAIGGKCRSCGSKISIQYPLVEFLTGLIFLAVFWQVGLRFGLESLFYLIYYLIIWSLLIVILVYDLRHKIIPDGFVYTFAILALVNFLAITPFEQLSQSSGLWELLAGPILFLPFFLVWSLSRGRLMGLGDGKLALGIGWMLGLAKGGTAIILGFWVGAVVSIILLILSKLGLSLGGKPLTIKSEVPFAPFLILGILIVFLTGFNLFAIGL
- a CDS encoding prepilin-type N-terminal cleavage/methylation domain-containing protein, with amino-acid sequence MRKTTHYSLPTNHSSGFSLIELLVVLAIFSVITAVVLVQGNRFDSSILLTNLAYETALTVREAQVYGISVKGETSASALAFQHAYGVYLNTLDDKSITSFADRNDNQVYDSGDNACGGGSSECLDILKMSRGNHLGKICAISTGVSATEFCSDTNGSFNDLSITFKRPNPDAVIKNGLGTYQNASIYLTSADGLGTRVLKIESTGQISIE
- a CDS encoding type II secretion system protein encodes the protein MKLPKSKTTHYSLPTNHSSGFTLVETIVAVFIFTIVMTVAAGAILNIISVSRKAQSLSSVINNLNLAIDTMSRDIRFGTEYVGNRCVDSICQEIRFVNKDGAETSYYSDNKQLFKKTTVSGAVNTSVVTAKEVLLERMDFYLTDATGLIPRVLFVGKGEVVSKGVVLSSFDIQTTVTHRTI
- a CDS encoding prepilin-type N-terminal cleavage/methylation domain-containing protein; protein product: MLKTTHYSLLTTHSTGFTLIETLAAVSILMIAVAGPLTLANRSLSSSIFAKQQLTASLLAQDLAEYVVAGRGANAGKSDTAWLGNLSQCTEADPCGLDTLKGFDVSGNSQGMVQCSAPDFESCRLTFSSTSGTYGHDLSMPGNGINKSSFVRTFALSSINDREAQILVKVLWDQGITRRSIILRTSLFNLFKEI
- the ligA gene encoding NAD-dependent DNA ligase LigA, with protein sequence MADKIPKEIKDRLNKLKEAIERHRYNYHVLDKEEISEAALDSLKRELVELEAKYPELLTPDSPSQRVAGKPLPEFKKFTHIVPQWSLGDAFTIEDIKDFDARVKRFLKAEYGKEIIPGYTCELKIDGLKVVFHYENGSLVRGVTRGDGVVGEDVTQNVRTIESLPLKLHRPIDLIVEGEVWMSKTNFKKLNEARKKAGEELFANPRNVTAGSIRQLDPKIAASRRLDTFVYDIDRISVDLPKTQIEELKLLQDLGFKVNKNFRKCATIEEVVAYWQEWQKKAPKENHLVDGIVVKVSEREYQEKLGYTGKSPRFAIAFKFPAEQVTTIVEDIVFQVGRTGVVTPVAHLKPVLVAGSTVSRATLHNEDEIKRLDIRIGDTVILQKAGDVIPDIVKVLTELRTGKEKPFKWPTQISACGGDGKIERIPGQAAWRCVNKNSFAQEKRRFYHFVSKKAFDVADLGPKIIDLLLENNLISTFDDIFTVTRGDLLALPRFAEKSADNLISAIEKARSPELARFLVSLSIPQVGEETAYDVAEHFKTIEKIRNAKFEDFDNLDGVGPVVAKALFDWFQDKDNLKLLDRLLKQVKIKKVETVSATARPLAGKTFVLTGTMPNLSRDEASSRIRRAGGDVSSSVSKATDYVVAGENAGSKLDKANELGIKILSESEFLTLLK
- the gatC gene encoding Asp-tRNA(Asn)/Glu-tRNA(Gln) amidotransferase subunit GatC; this translates as MDEAGIEKLAKLARLKLSTEEKKKFAKEIGAILEYVGQIKEAGAETAERKIPDLRNVMRADDASHESGIHTEDLLNSAPEREGQYIKVKKIL
- the gatA gene encoding Asp-tRNA(Asn)/Glu-tRNA(Gln) amidotransferase subunit GatA → MINLKELTIKKARKHLDDGDFTAVDLAKAYLKEIEAKNKELNVYLEVFSDVLEQATEADRQLQNFKTSKLETPALLGIPLAIKDNILIKGRKAGSASKILEGYVATYDATAIKKLKEAGAIFLGRVNMDEFAMGGSTENSAYGPTRNPHDSGRVAGGSSGGSAAAVAANLALGALGSDTGGSVRQPASFCGVVGLKPTYGSVSRSGLMAMASSLDVIGPVAKTAEDAEIIFNVIKGKDPLDSTSSNFSTSQLPNFSTSKLTIGIPEEILKIEGLSQSVREVLDSAKAKFESLGFKIKPVSLPKIKYSLSAYYIIVPAEVSSNMARFDGVKYGAKVPGADLLEDYLKTRGELLGPEVRRRIIIGTYVLSSGYYDAYYHKANVVRGFIADDFANAFKDVDLILMPTAPSPAFKIGEKAANPLELYLEDVFTVPANLVGLPAISIPAGFAEADGKKLPVGIQLIAPKGGEGVIFKASREFLSEK